The Halorarum halophilum genome contains the following window.
TCGGCATGAACAGCGCCGAGAGCACGACGACGAACAGCGTGTTCGTGATGATGATCGGCGTGACGATGCTCACCGGGGCGATCTCGAGGGCGACGTAGTAGCCCACGAGGAACAGCGTGTTCGACAGCCCCGCGAGCACGAACCACCGCATGTCGTTCGACCGGAGCACCTCCCGACCCGGGAGGTCGTTTCGCAACCGGAGGTACAGCGTGAGCCCCAGGATGGCGGCGACCGTCTTGACGACGAGGCCGACCGGGGCGGGCGTCCCCTCGGCGAACCCGAACTTGGCGAAGATCGGCTCCAGCCCGTATGCGAACGCCGCGGCGAAAGGGATCAGCAGGCCGATCGACAGCTCCCGGCGCGAGAGCCCGTCGGGGTTCTCGTGGTTCGTCTCCCACGCGATGACGACGATGCCCGCGACGACCAGCGCGATGCCGACCGCGTGGATCGGCGACAGGGTCTCGTCGAGGAAGATCACGCCGAACACCGTCGAGACGAGCGCCCAGGCGGCGACGATGGGGGCCGTGCGGCTCGCCCCGATCTTCTCGATGCTCGTGTAGCTCAGGATCCGGCCGAGCAGCGTGCCGACCATGCCCGCGGCGGCGAACGAGAGCCACGAGACGGGGGTCAGCCCGTAGTCCGGGTAGTAGAGGATCGCGACCGAGGGCAGGAGGACGAGGACGTTCACCGCGATGACGACGACGACCGCGTCGGAGGCCCGGCCCCCGTCGGTGCCCTTGCGGACGAAGAGGTTCTGGCCGGCGATACCGAGCGCCGCCACCAGCGTCACGAGCACGGCGACGAGCGTCGTCAGGTCTACCATCGATTCGTAGTGGGTTCCGACTACTAGGGGCCCCGATATGAGGCATTCGGTCGCGGTGATTCGGCGGGTGGTTCGGGCGGCGTGGCGTTACTGCAAACCCGGTCGCGGACACCTCGAAAGCCACCCCCTCCCCAGCCGGCCGATTCCCGACGCACCGGTCAGGAACTCACTCCCCGTGCGGAACCGAGAGCACGACGGCCTCCCCCGACACCACCCGATCGCCGTCGGCGTCCGCGACCGTCTCCACTCGGACTCGGTCGCCGCCGACGTGTTCGACGACCTCGACCTCCGCCCGAACCGTCGCACCCGGACGCACCGGGTTCTCGAACGAGAGGTTCTGCGAGAGGTAGATGACGTCGCCCGGGAGTCTGGCGAGCGCGGCGCTCACGACCCCCGCGGAGTACATCCCGTGGGCGATGCGGCCGCCGAAGGCCGTCTCACCGGCGTACTCCTCGTCGAGGTGGATCGGGTTGCGGTCGCCGGTGAGTTCGGCGTAGGCGTCGATGTCGTCGGTCGTGACCGCTCGTTCGGCGCTCGCGG
Protein-coding sequences here:
- a CDS encoding DMT family transporter; translation: MVDLTTLVAVLVTLVAALGIAGQNLFVRKGTDGGRASDAVVVVIAVNVLVLLPSVAILYYPDYGLTPVSWLSFAAAGMVGTLLGRILSYTSIEKIGASRTAPIVAAWALVSTVFGVIFLDETLSPIHAVGIALVVAGIVVIAWETNHENPDGLSRRELSIGLLIPFAAAFAYGLEPIFAKFGFAEGTPAPVGLVVKTVAAILGLTLYLRLRNDLPGREVLRSNDMRWFVLAGLSNTLFLVGYYVALEIAPVSIVTPIIITNTLFVVVLSALFMPKHLERVTWKLAGAATAVVVGVGVITAFG
- a CDS encoding MaoC family dehydratase → MPVATVGDAASAERAVTTDDIDAYAELTGDRNPIHLDEEYAGETAFGGRIAHGMYSAGVVSAALARLPGDVIYLSQNLSFENPVRPGATVRAEVEVVEHVGGDRVRVETVADADGDRVVSGEAVVLSVPHGE